Within Aquificaceae bacterium, the genomic segment TATATGTGGAAAGTGAGGTTGGGGGTAAAAGGGTTAAATACTATGGAGTAGTTAATGAGGTTCAAAAATTCCTTGAAGGGGCGGAGCTCGTCTACGATGCTCATCTGGTAAGCAAAGGGGTTATACCCGTAAACATAGCTTATGTGGCAAAGGTTATCGTGACAAGAATAGAACCAGAAGTTTATGCTCCACCTTCTCCAGGTGATGCGGTTTATATGGCAAAGGGTAAAGAGTTTGAGAGAGCTTTATACTACGACCAAATGAAGGAAAAAATCCCTGCGGGCGTAGACAGAAATGGAAACGTGGTCTATATAAACTACGACTTTATAAACGGTGTGGAAGGAGCTCATGTAAGCATCTCTGGTATGTCTGGCATAGCCACGAAGACCTCTTATGCCCTTTTTCTCCTCTATTCCATTCTTGAAAAGGCAAGCGATAGGGATAGGGTGCATGGAATAATCTTTAACGTCAAAGGTAAAGACCTTCTGTGGCTTGATAAGAAAAACAAAACCTTTGATGAGGAAAGTAGAAGGCTCTATGAGGTTATGGGTCTTAGAGCAGAGCCCTTTAAGAATGTAAGGTTTTATGTGCCACCCTCCTGTAGTGATCCCAAAACTCCCGATTGTGAGAGGCTGGACAAAGAAGCGGTTATACCCTTCTATTGGAGCATGAGAGAGTTTGCAGAAGATGGACTAATAAAATTTATGTTTACTGAGGGTGAGGAAGGTGTTTCCAACATACACTATGTGATAGACAGGATTGCTAACAAGCTTTATCTCCTTGCACAGAATAGTCCAGAGGGTCGCCTTTTGGACGATTTTTCAACGGACATAGAAAGTTTAGAAGACCTTGAGAAAAGGCTTGAGGAAGCTATTAGGGATAAGGAGCGAAACAAAAGCTCAGAACTTTACAAAAGCTGGTTTGGAGATGCTCAGATTCAAACCGCCTATGCCTTTTTTAGAAGGTTTAGCAGGGCATGTATGCACGTAAAGAGGTTAATAAAGAACGAATCAAACCCACCAAAATGGGAAGAGAACCGTCTATCCGTTATAGACATAAGCGGTTTACATAGTATAGGAAAAATGTTCGTAGTAGGGTCAATACTCAAAAAAGTCTTTAGGGAGAAAGAGAACATAGGCAAACCCTATCCTAAGGTTTTTGTTGTCCTTGATGAGCTTAACAAGTATGCACCAAAGGAGGGGTGGAGTCCTATAAAAGATGTGGTGCTGGATATAGCAGAAAGAGGTAGAAGTCTTGGAGTAATACTCATAGGTGCTCAGCAAACCGCCAGTGAGGTGGAAAAGAGGGTGGTGGCAAATTCTGCCTTAAAGGTGTTGGGGAGGATGGACTCCAGTGAGGTGCTTGGTAAGGAATACGAATATCTTACGGGAAACTTTCGCCAAAGGGCTATAATGTTAAAAAAGGGTACCATGATACTTTACCAGCCTGATATACCAAGCCCTATGGTAGTGAGATTTCCAAAACCTGCATGGGCTACAAGGTATTCCGAAGTGGAGGAGGAAGTCTATGTTCCTGAAGATTTTGGTAATTTTTAGTGTGTTTTTTGGTTTTGCCTTTTCCCAAAAGGCTATCGTAAGGGTAGGAAAGTATCCAAACAAGGAGCGTATAGTTCTTCAGTTAGAAAAAGGCACAGACTACAGAGTCTTTACTCTTGAAAACCCCAAAAGGGTCGTGGTGGATATTATGGAAGATATCAACATAAACCTTCCTGTAAACTTGCAAGGCAGAGTTGGCAAGCATCCATGGGGGACGAGGGTGGTTTTTGAAAGAAACTTTCAATATATAAAAGCCTTCTCTCTGCAAGACCCTTTCAGGATAGTTATAGATATATACACCACAGGCACGTCTACAAGAAGGGTGGTTGCAAAGGCAGAGCAAGAGGACGAACTTATAGAAATTATAGACCCTGCCTTTATAAAAATACTGCGTCATACGCCCACAGCCTCTTCTGGTGAAAGAGTGGTCAATGAAGTGAGAAGGGGACAAGTGATAACCCAAAGAAGGGTTGTAGTGATAGACCCAGGACACGGAGGACATGACCCGGGAGCTGTGGGATTTATGGGCATAAAAGAGAAGGATGTGGTGCTTGCTATTGCCAAAAGGCTTGCGGATTACCTTGAAAAAGATGGAAGGTTTAGGGTTATAATGACACGCAGGGATGATACCTTTGTGCCTCTTCAGGAAAGGGCAAACATAGCCTTAAGAAACAGGGCAGACCTCTTTATAAGCATACATGCGGATGCACATCCTCAGAGATCTCCAGAGGCAAGAGGAACAACCATCTTTGCCATATCTTCAGAAGCGGCACAAAGACGCCGTCAACAGATAGTTAACAATCAAAATTACGCAAGACTTGTTTTCGGAGAGGACGACATACCCGCATCTGTAAGGGCAGTGCTGGCGGACCTTGCTATGGATGTGACACTGAATGAAAGCGTAGTTTTTGGCAATAAAGTTGCCGAGGTGATAAAGAGGGAGCTTGGCAGGGATGTG encodes:
- a CDS encoding ATP-binding protein, with translation MRIGIVLGTKPISPLEFWIGVEEGQVVQLDDVLYVESEVGGKRVKYYGVVNEVQKFLEGAELVYDAHLVSKGVIPVNIAYVAKVIVTRIEPEVYAPPSPGDAVYMAKGKEFERALYYDQMKEKIPAGVDRNGNVVYINYDFINGVEGAHVSISGMSGIATKTSYALFLLYSILEKASDRDRVHGIIFNVKGKDLLWLDKKNKTFDEESRRLYEVMGLRAEPFKNVRFYVPPSCSDPKTPDCERLDKEAVIPFYWSMREFAEDGLIKFMFTEGEEGVSNIHYVIDRIANKLYLLAQNSPEGRLLDDFSTDIESLEDLEKRLEEAIRDKERNKSSELYKSWFGDAQIQTAYAFFRRFSRACMHVKRLIKNESNPPKWEENRLSVIDISGLHSIGKMFVVGSILKKVFREKENIGKPYPKVFVVLDELNKYAPKEGWSPIKDVVLDIAERGRSLGVILIGAQQTASEVEKRVVANSALKVLGRMDSSEVLGKEYEYLTGNFRQRAIMLKKGTMILYQPDIPSPMVVRFPKPAWATRYSEVEEEVYVPEDFGNF
- a CDS encoding N-acetylmuramoyl-L-alanine amidase; the protein is MFLKILVIFSVFFGFAFSQKAIVRVGKYPNKERIVLQLEKGTDYRVFTLENPKRVVVDIMEDININLPVNLQGRVGKHPWGTRVVFERNFQYIKAFSLQDPFRIVIDIYTTGTSTRRVVAKAEQEDELIEIIDPAFIKILRHTPTASSGERVVNEVRRGQVITQRRVVVIDPGHGGHDPGAVGFMGIKEKDVVLAIAKRLADYLEKDGRFRVIMTRRDDTFVPLQERANIALRNRADLFISIHADAHPQRSPEARGTTIFAISSEAAQRRRQQIVNNQNYARLVFGEDDIPASVRAVLADLAMDVTLNESVVFGNKVAEVIKRELGRDVHFRGIQRAGFAVLKTPGIPSVLVEVGFMTNPQEALMMSDRSFQDSFARALYLAIVEYFFPTTQKLTSVQETYAPAGLP